In Deinococcus arcticus, a genomic segment contains:
- a CDS encoding Gfo/Idh/MocA family protein gives MTRAVQVGVIGLGAIGQSLLKVFTAHPDVQVAAVCDVNADLAAQTAGPLGASAWTDDRELLNGADLDLVYVAVPPQHHASIALEVLRAGRHLLCEKPLALTLNEAQTMHRAAQAAGVIHALNLPLHADPGIDTFHRLVRDGSLGAVRRAELNLVFPQWPRPWQHNPWIGGRAQGGPIREVGPHLFHVILTALGPVTRVWANAAYPAEDAAACETAALGLLELEGGVQVVVSCLTNVPRPEQVSLTVYGTAGTAGLVNWAVPVAAVGAGPLEAVPVDTPRTAGGTRLVGALVSRVRGGPGDLVDFGMGVRIQAVLEAWERSTASGTWVDTVPA, from the coding sequence ATGACCCGTGCCGTGCAAGTTGGTGTGATTGGCCTGGGGGCCATCGGCCAGAGCCTGCTAAAAGTGTTCACTGCCCATCCCGACGTGCAGGTTGCGGCGGTGTGCGATGTAAACGCGGACCTCGCCGCCCAGACCGCCGGGCCTCTGGGGGCCTCGGCGTGGACGGATGACCGCGAGCTGCTCAATGGGGCAGATCTTGACCTGGTGTATGTGGCGGTGCCGCCGCAGCACCACGCATCGATTGCCCTGGAGGTGCTGCGCGCGGGCCGGCATCTGCTGTGCGAGAAGCCCCTGGCGCTCACGCTGAACGAAGCCCAGACCATGCACCGCGCGGCGCAGGCTGCGGGGGTCATTCACGCGCTGAATCTGCCGCTGCACGCCGATCCTGGCATTGACACCTTTCACCGGCTCGTCCGGGACGGCTCGCTGGGGGCGGTGCGCCGCGCCGAGCTGAATCTGGTGTTTCCGCAGTGGCCACGGCCGTGGCAGCACAATCCCTGGATCGGTGGGCGGGCGCAGGGCGGCCCTATCCGCGAGGTGGGCCCGCACCTGTTCCATGTGATCCTCACGGCCCTTGGCCCCGTCACCCGGGTCTGGGCCAACGCGGCGTATCCGGCAGAGGACGCAGCCGCCTGCGAAACGGCCGCGCTGGGCCTGCTGGAACTGGAAGGTGGCGTGCAGGTTGTGGTGTCCTGCCTGACCAACGTGCCCCGGCCGGAGCAGGTAAGCCTGACGGTGTACGGAACGGCGGGCACCGCCGGTCTGGTGAACTGGGCGGTGCCGGTGGCGGCCGTGGGGGCTGGACCACTGGAAGCTGTGCCCGTGGACACGCCCCGAACGGCGGGCGGAACCCGGCTGGTCGGCGCCCTGGTGAGCCGCGTGCGGGGCGGCCCGGGCGACCTGGTGGATTTCGGGATGGGGGTCCGCATTCAGGCGGTGCTGGAGGCCTGGGAGCGCTCGACGGCCAGTGGCACCTGGGTCGATACCGTGCCTGCCTGA
- a CDS encoding aminopeptidase, producing MDFMIGSAEVDVDGITENGAREPLLRSGGWTF from the coding sequence GTGGACTTCATGATCGGCAGCGCGGAGGTGGACGTGGACGGTATCACCGAGAACGGCGCGCGTGAGCCGCTGCTGCGGAGCGGAGGCTGGACGTTCTGA
- a CDS encoding S8 family serine peptidase, giving the protein MRKNLPLTLGVLGLTALLAACSNQSAPVAAAPAPAEQQIARSGNLQYVQNEVVVGYTTEAGLAAAAKAMGGEVVRTIPEIKTALVRVSGDALKLASRAKVDGVRYASANAVVVPDRGTPTITNSSLAPQAANADQIFDVLPQYALDPRHLNAKVAWDKGLTGKGVIVAVIDDPGDVTHPDLAPNWAGKAFDPRQNKTYTSGTEWSNYFKKPENSHGTYVASSIIAAKNGKGIVGLAYEAKWMPVTMFNPGGYSSFEIALGAVWATNNGARAINNSWGGGVSFGPVKDAFDYAMANGTTIVASMGNSYHDEFQYPAALPGVIASGALDASNRRVTFSTHGRHISTTAPGQDTMLASPTWLDSTVKPDGGYALISGTSFSSPYTTAVAALILQKCPAATPYQVRRVMEMNADSSIGTNPNGFDRETGWGRLDAGKIAQNLTDCAALPAKGANVLIEVKYTSNSNGVQTGILGDVILRGQGTRAGATDDPTPLYLSPTDNNGEARFSEIAPGTYDIYVAGPDLSTTGGKTEDRGTFIGTLTATSGSTYYRPDEKRVIVPAGVVNLNPADPYEPNDDMASAKAIAYGQTTQTAYIFGKPRDFDYFKFTGAANDQIKAEMLAAAQIGGQLDAFLYLVDSTGKVLASNDDRGTPRIDSDSEVTFTLPAAGTYYLVATSYEIASSATTTDDSPFNKYQLKLSKTN; this is encoded by the coding sequence ATGCGCAAGAACCTTCCGCTGACCCTGGGCGTGCTCGGCCTGACCGCCCTGCTCGCCGCCTGCTCCAACCAGTCTGCTCCCGTTGCTGCCGCCCCGGCCCCCGCCGAGCAGCAGATCGCCCGCAGCGGCAACCTGCAGTACGTGCAGAACGAAGTCGTGGTGGGCTACACCACCGAAGCGGGGCTGGCCGCTGCCGCCAAGGCCATGGGCGGCGAAGTGGTCCGTACCATTCCTGAAATCAAAACCGCGCTGGTGCGGGTCTCGGGCGACGCCCTGAAACTCGCCAGTCGCGCCAAGGTGGACGGTGTGCGCTACGCCAGTGCCAACGCAGTGGTCGTGCCGGACCGCGGTACCCCCACCATCACCAACAGCAGCCTTGCTCCGCAGGCCGCCAACGCGGACCAGATCTTCGACGTGCTGCCCCAGTACGCCCTGGACCCCCGTCACCTGAACGCCAAGGTCGCCTGGGACAAGGGCCTGACCGGTAAGGGCGTGATTGTGGCCGTGATTGACGATCCGGGCGACGTGACCCACCCCGACCTGGCGCCCAACTGGGCCGGCAAGGCCTTTGACCCCCGCCAGAACAAGACCTACACCTCTGGGACTGAGTGGAGCAATTACTTCAAGAAGCCCGAGAACTCGCACGGCACCTACGTGGCCTCCAGCATCATTGCGGCCAAGAACGGCAAGGGCATCGTGGGTCTGGCCTACGAAGCCAAGTGGATGCCCGTGACCATGTTCAACCCCGGCGGCTACTCCAGCTTTGAAATCGCGCTGGGCGCCGTGTGGGCCACCAACAACGGTGCGCGCGCCATCAACAACTCCTGGGGCGGCGGCGTGAGCTTCGGCCCGGTCAAGGACGCCTTCGACTACGCCATGGCCAACGGCACGACCATCGTGGCGTCCATGGGGAACTCCTACCACGACGAGTTCCAGTACCCGGCAGCCCTGCCCGGCGTGATTGCCTCCGGCGCGCTGGATGCCAGTAACCGCAGGGTGACCTTCAGCACCCACGGCCGTCACATCTCGACGACGGCGCCGGGTCAGGACACCATGCTGGCCAGCCCCACCTGGCTGGACTCGACCGTCAAGCCGGACGGCGGCTACGCCCTGATCTCGGGCACCTCGTTCTCCTCGCCCTACACCACGGCTGTGGCCGCGCTGATTCTGCAGAAATGCCCCGCCGCCACGCCCTACCAGGTGCGCCGCGTGATGGAAATGAACGCGGACAGCTCTATTGGCACCAACCCCAACGGCTTTGACCGGGAAACCGGCTGGGGCCGCCTGGACGCGGGCAAGATTGCCCAGAACCTGACCGACTGCGCCGCGCTGCCCGCCAAGGGCGCCAACGTGCTGATCGAAGTGAAGTACACCAGCAACTCCAACGGCGTGCAGACCGGCATTCTGGGCGACGTGATTCTGCGCGGCCAGGGCACGCGCGCCGGCGCCACCGACGATCCCACCCCGCTGTACCTGAGCCCCACCGACAACAACGGCGAGGCCCGCTTCAGCGAGATTGCCCCTGGCACCTACGACATCTACGTGGCCGGCCCCGACCTGAGCACCACCGGCGGCAAGACCGAGGACCGGGGCACCTTTATCGGCACCCTGACGGCCACCAGCGGCTCGACCTACTACCGCCCCGATGAAAAGCGCGTCATCGTGCCGGCCGGCGTGGTCAACCTGAACCCCGCTGACCCCTACGAGCCCAACGATGACATGGCCAGCGCCAAGGCCATCGCCTACGGCCAGACCACCCAGACCGCCTACATCTTCGGCAAGCCCCGCGACTTTGATTACTTCAAGTTCACGGGCGCCGCGAACGATCAGATCAAGGCCGAGATGCTGGCGGCCGCGCAGATCGGCGGTCAGCTGGACGCCTTCCTGTACCTGGTTGACAGCACGGGCAAGGTCCTGGCCAGCAACGATGACCGTGGCACTCCCCGCATTGACAGCGACTCGGAAGTGACCTTCACGCTGCCCGCTGCCGGCACCTACTACCTGGTGGCCACCAGCTACGAGATCGCCAGCAGCGCCACGACCACCGATGACAGCCCCTTCAACAAGTACCAGCTGAAGCTGAGCAAGACGAACTAA